AATCGAAAGATCCGATTCAGATTATTTCCGGCAACGAGAAGGTTGTGCGCCCACGTCTGGCGGATGCCGAATTCTTCTTTAATACCGACCGTAAAAAACGCCTGGAAGACCATCTGCCGCGTCTGCAAACCGTGCTGTTCCAGCAACAGCTAGGTACGTTGCGCGACAAGACTGACCGTATTCAGGCGCTGGCGGGCTGGATTGCTGAGCAGATTGGCGCGGACGTTAATCACGCCACCCGCGCGGGCCTGTTGTCCAAGTGCGACCTGATGACCAACATGGTCTTTGAGTTCACCGACACTCAGGGCGTGATGGGGATGCACTACGCGCGTCACGATGGCGAAGCGGAAGATGTGGCTGTCGCGCTGAACGAGCAGTATCAGCCGCGCTTTGCCGGTGATGACCTGCCGTCCAACCCGGTTGCCTGTGCGGTCGCGATTGCCGATAAGATGGACACCCTAGCGGGTATCTTTGGTATCGGTCAGCATCCGAAAGGCGATAAAGACCCGTTTGCGCTGCGTCGTGCAGCGCTGGGCGTGCTGCGCATCATCGTCGAGAAGAACCTGAATCTGGATCTGCAAACGCTGACCGAAGAAGCGGTACGTCTGTACGGTGACAAGCTGACTAATGCGAAAGTTGTCGATGAAGTTATCGATTTCATGCTCGGTCGTTTCCGTGCCTGGTATCAGGACGAAGGCTATACCGTTGATATCATTCAGGCGGTACTGGCGCGTCGTCCGACTCGTCCGGCAGACTTTGATGCGCGTATGAAGGCGGTTTCGCACTTCCGTACCCTCGAAGAGTCTGCTGCGCTGGCGGCAGCGAACAAGCGAGTCTCCAACATTCTGGCGAAATCAGACGTAACGCTGAACGATATCGTTCATGCTTCCGTGCTGAAAGACGCGGCAGAAATTAAGCTGGCAGGCCATTTAGTCGTGCTGCGCGATAAACTGCAACCGTACTTCGCTGAGGGCCGTTATCAGGAAGCTCTGATTGAGCTGGCCTCTCTGCGTGAACCGGTAGATGAATTCTTCGAGAACGTGATGGTTAACGCTGAAGATCAGAACGTGCGCGTAAACCGCCTGACGCTGCTGTCTAAGCTGCGCGATCTGTTCCTGCAGGTAGCGGATATTTCTCTGCTGCAGTAAGCGTATCGTTAATAATAAAAAACCTGCCTCTGGGCAGGTTTTTTTATGTCTGAAATATAAATAAGCGAACCGTTAATAATTCTCTAATTAATGCTTTTGTTAATTTCATTCAGCAGTAGAAAATTTTTTAGGAATATATCAACGCCGTCTTGTTGGATATTTAAGGTAGAATACTTGCGGGTGCTTGAGACTGTTTGTCTCAGGTATTCTGCAGGAGACAAACAGAGAAAAGCCCCACCTGATGGTAATCAAAGTGAGGCTCCCCCTATGCATGAACACCATAAGAGTAGCCTCTTACCTGTTGAAAATCAACACTGGAGGCGAGGAATGCCGCAAAAGTATCTGTTGTTTGGCTTAATAGTGATTTGCTTCACTGTTTTATTATTTACCTGGATGGTTCGTGATTCGCTGTGTGAATTACAGCTCAGACAGGGAAATATTGAGCTGGTGGCATTCTTAGCCTGTGAAATTAAACAGTAAGAGTGTCTGGTGGGGAGTTATCCCCACCATTTTTTTGGTGTTAAGTATTCTCAATGCACCCATTCATTTTTCATCAAATAAATATTTTGCCTCCTGATATCAGGAGGCCTTTTTCCCCTTGTCTGTCTACCTGTTGAAAAAACAGGCTTGAAATCCCTGC
This Klebsiella sp. RHBSTW-00484 DNA region includes the following protein-coding sequences:
- the glyS gene encoding glycine--tRNA ligase subunit beta; its protein translation is MSEKTFLVEIGTEELPPKALRSLAESFAANVTAELDNAGLAHGKVEWFAAPRRLALKVANLAAAQADREVEKRGPAIAQAFDAEGKASKAAEGWARGCGITVDQAERLTTDKGEWLLYRAHVKGESTEALLPNMIATSLAKLPIPKLMRWGASDVHFVRPVHTVTLLLGDKVIPATILGIQSDRVIRGHRFMGEPEFTIDNADQYPEILRQRGKVIADYAERKAKIKADAEEAARKIGGNADLSESLLEEVTSLVEWPVVLTAKFEEKFLAVPSEALVHTMKGDQKYFPVYANDGKLLPNFIFVANIESKDPIQIISGNEKVVRPRLADAEFFFNTDRKKRLEDHLPRLQTVLFQQQLGTLRDKTDRIQALAGWIAEQIGADVNHATRAGLLSKCDLMTNMVFEFTDTQGVMGMHYARHDGEAEDVAVALNEQYQPRFAGDDLPSNPVACAVAIADKMDTLAGIFGIGQHPKGDKDPFALRRAALGVLRIIVEKNLNLDLQTLTEEAVRLYGDKLTNAKVVDEVIDFMLGRFRAWYQDEGYTVDIIQAVLARRPTRPADFDARMKAVSHFRTLEESAALAAANKRVSNILAKSDVTLNDIVHASVLKDAAEIKLAGHLVVLRDKLQPYFAEGRYQEALIELASLREPVDEFFENVMVNAEDQNVRVNRLTLLSKLRDLFLQVADISLLQ
- the hokA gene encoding type I toxin-antitoxin system toxin HokA, which encodes MPQKYLLFGLIVICFTVLLFTWMVRDSLCELQLRQGNIELVAFLACEIKQ